The Streptomyces sp. NBC_00102 genome segment GGTCGGCGGTGATCTCCTTGAGGTCCTCGCGGTCCGTCTCGCGGTCGATCTCGACGTGGATCCAGGACTCCACGAGGACGTCGTGGGGGAGTGCCGCCCCGGCGGTGCCGGCGTCCTTGCGGCCCTTGCCCTGGGGGACCCGGGGGACGCCGGATCCGTCGGTGAGGACCTCCAGCAGCTTGCCGGTGACGTCACGGCGCACCAGGACCTGGGGGTGGATGACCAGGTGGATGCCCCGGTTCTGGCGGGACAGCTCGTTGGTGACGGAGTCGACGAGGAACGGCATGTCGTCGGTGACCACCTCGACGACGGAGTGGCTGGAGGTCCAGCCGTTCTCCTCCACGGTCGGGGTGTGCACCCGGACGTTGGCCGTGCCCTGGGGGCGGTTCTCGGCCAGCCGGTAGTGCGAGGCGGCGGCTCCGAAGACGTCGACCGGGTCGCGGCCGCTCAGGTCCTCCGGAGCGGTGTGCAAGTAGTAGCGCTGGAGGTAGGAGAGGAGCATGTCCCGGCCGGACCGCTCTTCCCCGCCCGTGCCGGCCGCGGCGACGCGCACCCGGGGGGTCCCCCCCGGGCCTCCGGCACCACCGCCCGGGCTGTTGTCAGCTACCTCGGCGGCCCGTGCGAGCAGCTCGGCCTTGGCTTCGTCCAGCTTGGTCTGCATGTCCTCTGGCTCCTGTCGCGCGCCATTGCGTGACGTAGGTGACAAAAGCAGCACAACGCCACGACGCGGGGTATCCGGTCGTAGTCGACGCTATGCCGCGATGAGAGATACCCGGGACCAAATCGGCGATATTCAGCCGTGGGTCGGGGTGACGGCGATCACGGACGGCCCGGGTGCGTGGGCACTCCGGGATCGGGCCGGGGGCGTCGGTGCCCCCGAGGCGTATCGCGCTGATCACGGACACAAGGCTATCTCGCCCGGACAGGTGGCCGTCATGAACCGTATGTGTACAAACGGACACCCTGGACTTGGACACTTCGTACAGGCCCTGGGGTGCGGCCCCCGGCGATGGCGCGCCCCTCGGTGAAGGCGCGCCCTCTTGGCGAACGCGCCCGGCCGGTGCACGCTGGTCCCGCCGCACGGCCGGGCGCACGCCCGCACCCGTCCGACCCACGAACCCTGGGGGCCCTGTCATGGCACCGAAGATCCTGCTCGTCACCGGCGACGCGGCCGAGTCGCTGGAGGTCCTCTACCCGTACCAGCGCCTGCGCGAGGAGGGGTACGAGGTCGACATCGCGGCCCCCGAACGCAAGACCCTGCGCTTCGTGGTCCACGACTTCGAGCCCGGCTTCGACACGTACACCGAGAAGCCCGGTTACACCTGGCCCGCCGACCTGGCGTTCGCCGACGTGGTGCCCGGCGACTACGCCGCCCTGGTGATCCCCGGCGGCCGGGCACCGGAGTACCTCCGCAACAACGCCGACCTGCGGAGGATCGTCGTCGCCTTCTTCGACGACGCCCGGCCGGTCGCGCAGATCTGCCACGGCCCGCTGATCACCGCCACGACGGGCAGTCTCGACGGGCGCGAGGTGACGGCCTATCCGGCGCTGGAGCCGGACATGCGGACGGCGGGGGCGGCCTTCCAGGACGCCGAGGCGGTGGTCGACGGCACCCTGGTCTCCTCGCGCGCCTGGCCCGACCACTCGGCGTGGATGCGCGAGTTCCTCAAGGTGCTGCGCGCGAAGGCCCCGGTGGCCTGACCGCCGCCGCCACGGACGGTTCCCGGCCAGGGGGCCGTCCCCAGGCGTGCGTGCGTGCGTCCGTACGCCTCAGACCGTCATCGACTCCGCCAGCGCCACCGCTTCGACCAGGGTGTCCACGACCGGTACGCCCGCCGCCTCCAGGCCGGCCCGGTCGTGCGAGCCCCCGGTGAACAGCACCGCCCGCGCGCCGACGTGCGCGGCGGCCACCGCGTCGTCCACCGCGTCCCCGATGATCACCGCGTGCTCGGGGGCGACCGTGCCGAGCGCGGCGAAGTGGCGCTCCATGTGGAGCGCCTTGCTGCCGCCGGAGGGCCCGGTGCGCCCGTCGACGCGCACGAAGTGCGGCTCGATGCCGTACCCGCGCACGGTCGGCAGCAGCTGCTCGTGGCCGTGCATGCTCAGCAGGGACTGGCTGCGGCCGTCCCTCCGCCAGCCCGCGAGCAGTTCGGAGGCACCGTCGGTCAGGAGGCACTCCACGCGGAGCTCGGCGTAGGCGTCGTGGAAGACGACGTCCATCCGCTGCCACTCGGCGTCGCTCGGCATCCGGCCCAGCAGCCGCTCGTAGAAGAGCGGGATGGGCACGCAGTACGTCGCGCGGTACTGATCCACCGTGATCGGCGCGAGCCCCACCTCGGCGAAGGCCGCGTTGGTCGCGCCGACGACCGCGTCGATGTCGTCCAGCAGCGTGCCGTTCCAGTCCCAGACCAGGTGTGGGGTGCGGTTCTCGTCGTGCTTCGCCATGGGAAAGACGGTACTCGGCGGGTACGACGACCGGGAAAGCCGACCCTGATCCGGCATTCCTGGTGAGAACGGGCGCGGGGAAACGGCGCGCGCACCCCTCAAAGCCTCAGCCGAGTCAAAGCCTCAGCCGAGCAGCTGCGGGATCTCCTGCACGCCGAACCAGAGCAGCTCGTGGTCCTCGGCCCCGTCGACGGTGAACCGCGCGTCGTCGTCGCCGTGGTCGGCCGCGCCCAGGGCCGCGGCGGCGGCCGTCACGTCCTTCTCGGCGTCGTCGGAGTCCACGTGCACGGCCGCGGCCTTGGCGAGCGGCACCGCCGAGGCGAGCCGGACCTCGCCGACCGAGTCGGCGTCCAGGCCCCCGTCGGGGTCGCCGAGAGCGTCACCGTCCGGTACGTCGAACGCGACCACGACCCGGCGGCGCGGCTCCTCGGGCAGGGCGGCGATCAGCCGGAGCGAGGCGGCGGCGGCCCGGTTGAGCGCCGCGTACTCCAGCTCCTCGATGTCGTCGGAGACGTACCACTCGCGCAGCCCGGGGGTCACGGCGTAGGCGGTCAGCGGTCCGGGGCCCAACTCGCCCGCCCCGTGCGCCGCGGCGAGCCCGGAGAGGGTCAGGGGGACGTACACGCGCATGGCTTGGCCGCTTTCGTAGTCGACAGACGCCCTCAGGATACGTCGGCCGTCCCCGTTCGAGGCCGGGCGGTCACCCCTTCCCGGCACCGGCCGGGGGCACGGCCGTCCGCCCGCTCCCCGGGCGCCCGGCTGCCCCCCTCACCCGGATAGGTGATCCATGCCGCACGCCCCGGACCGCCCCGGCCCCCCTTGCGACCCCGTCGCGACTCCCCGTAGAAGTTCCCCGACGGAACGTTACCGTCCGGGCACGACCGGGCGGCCTCACACGGGGGCGATGACCATGAGCACGGACCGGACCAGGACCTTACGCGCGGATCGCCGCACCCGTACGGAACAGCGCGGCACCAACCGTCCGCCGGCCGGCAGGCCCGCCGGCCGCCGCGACCAGCTCCGGCCCGGCACCGTCCCGGCGCAGCGGAACCCGCTCCCGGCGCGGGGCCCGGTGCGCCCGCACCACTGGTTCGCGGAACGGCTGCTCGCCGTACTCAGCGGGCGCCGCCCGGTCCACTGGATGCTCGGCCACACGGTGGGCGAGGCGTACGACCAGCTCACCGAACTGGCCCCGGGCGCCCCGCTGCGCGCCGCCTGGGGAAGCAGCCCGGTGCTGCGCGGGTGCTACGGCGCGCAGCCGGCCACCGGTGTGGTCGAGGCGTTCGCGAGCATCTGGGGCGGCGGCCGGGTGCACGCCATGGCGTTCCGGCTGGAGCAGGGCGCCGATCTGCGCTGGCGCTGCGCCGCGGTGGAGCTGGGCGGGGAACGCCTGCCCGCCTGAGCGCGCGGCGCGGGTACCACCCCGCGCACACGCACCGCGGCCCGGCGGGTACCAAAACCGGCGTGTACGAAAACCGGCGGGTACCAAAAACCGGCGGGGCCGGGACCTCCGTGGAGATCCCGGCCCCGCCGGTTCCGGCCCCGCTCGCCGCCCTGCGGACGCGGGACTACTTCTTGCGGCGGCGACCGCCACCGCCCGCGCTCTTCTGCGCCTTGCGGCGCTCGGCGCGGGTCAGGCCGTCGCCCTCGGGGGCGTTGTCCGCGAACTCGCCCTCCACGACGCCGCCTTCGCCGTCCACCGTGGGGGCGGAGAAGTGCAGGCGGTCGGGGCGCTGCGGGGCTTCGAGGCCCTTGGCGCGGATCTCCGGCCGGGCGGCCGCCGCGACACCGGCGCCCTCCTTGGCGAGCGAGGGCTGCTCGGCCTCGTCCTTGACCGGGACTTCCTCGACCTGCTGCTCGACCTGGACCTCCAGGTTGAAGAGGTAGCCGACCGACTCCTCCTTGATGCCCTCCATCATGGCGTTGAACATGTCGAACCCTTCGCGCTGGTACTCGACCAGCGGGTCCTTCTGCGCCATCGCACGGAGGCCGATGCCCTCCTGGAGGTAGTCCATCTCGTAGAGGTGCTCGCGCCACTTGCGGTCGAGGACCGAGAGGACCACGCGACGCTCCAGCTCACGCATGATCTCCGAGCCGAGCGAGTTCTCGCGCTCCTCGTACTGCGCGTGGATGTCGTCCTTGACGGACTCGGCGATGAAGTCCGCCGTGACGCCCGCGAGGTCGCCCGCGGCTTCCTCCAGCTCGTCCACGGTGACCTTCACCGGGTAGAGCTGCTTGAAGGCGCCCCACAGCCGGTCGAGGTCCCACTCCTCCGCGAAGCCCTCGGCGGTCTCCTGGCGGATGTAGTCGTCGATCGTGTCGTCCATGAAGTGACGGATCTGGTCCTGGAGGTCCTCGCCCTCCAGAACGCGACGACGCTCGCCGTAGATGACCTCGCGCTGACGGTTGAGCACCTCGTCGTACTTCAGGACGTTCTTACGCGTCTCGAAGTTCTGCTGCTCGACCTGGGACTGGGCTGAGGCGATCGCGCGGGTGACCATCTTGTTCTCGATCGGCACGTCGTCGGGGACGTTCGCCATCGACATCACGCGCTCGACCATCTGCGCCTTGAACAGGCGCATCAGGTCGTCGCCGAGCGAGAGGTAGAAGCGGGACTCGCCCGGGTCGCCCTGACGGCCGGAACGGCCGCGCAGCTGGTTGTCGATACGGCGCGACTCGTGGCGCTCGGTGCCCAGGACGTACAGCCCGCCGAGGTCCTTGACCTCCTCGAACTCCGCCTTGACGGCCAGCTCGGCCTTCTCCAGCGCGGCGGGCAGGGCGGCCGCCCACTCCTCGACGTGCTCGACCGGGTCGAGGCCGCGCTGGCGCAGCTCGGCCTCGGCGAGGTCGTCGGGGTTGCCGCCGAGCTTGATGTCGGTGCCTCGTCCGGCCATGTTGGTCGCGACGGTGACGGCGCCCTTGCGGCCGGCCTGGGCGACGATGGTCGCCTCACGGTCGTGCTGCTTGGCGTTGAGCACCTCGTGCTGGACACCGCGCTTGGAGAGCTGCTGCGAGAGGTACTCGGACTTCTCGACCGAGGTGGTGCCGACCAGGATCGGCTGCCCCTTCTCGTGCTTCTCCGCGATGTCGTCGACGACGGCGGCGAACTTGGCGACCTCGGTGCGGTAGATGAGGTCGGACTGGTCGAGGCGGACCATCGGCCGGTTCGTCGGGATCGGCACGACGCCCAGCTTGTAGATCTGGTGGAACTCGGCGGCCTCGGTCATGGCCGTACCGGTCATGCCGGAGAGCTTGCCGTAGAGGCGGAAGAAGTTCTGCAGGGTGATCGTGGCGAGGGTCTGGTTCTCGTCCTTGATGTCCACCCCTTCCTTCGCCTCGATCGCCTGGTGCATGCCCTCGTTGTAGCGGCGGCCGGCGAGGATACGGCCGGTGTGCTCGTCGACGATCATGACTTCGCCGTCGATGACGACGTAGTCCTTGTCCTTCTTGAAGAGTTCCTTCGCCTTGATGGCGTTGTTGAGGTACCCGACGAGAGGCGTGTTGACCGACTCGTAGAGGTTGTCGATCCCGAGCCAGTCCTCGACCTTGGCGACGCCGGACTCGTGGATGGCCACGGTCCGCTTCTTCTCGTCGACCTCGTAGTCGCCGGTCTCCTCGATGCCCTTGAGCTGGTTGCCCGCCTCGCCCTTGGTGAGCCGGGTGACCAGCTTGGCGAAGTCGCCGTACCACTTGGTGGCCTGGTCGGCCGGGCCGGAGATGATCAGCGGGGTACGCGCCTCGTCGACGAGGATCGAGTCGACCTCGTCGACCACCGCGAAGTTGTGGCCGCGCTGCACGAGTTCGTCCCTAGACCACGCCATGTTGTCGCGGAGGTAGTCGAAGCCGAACTCGTTGTTCGTGCCGTACGTGATGTCGCAGGCGTACTGCTCACGACGCTGCGCCGGGGTCATGTTCGCGACGATGCAGCCGACGGTCAGACCGAGGAACTTGTGGACGCGGCCCATCAGCTCGGAGTCGCGCTCGGCCAGGTAGTCGTTGACCGTGATCAGGTGGACGCCCTTGCCGGAGATCGCGTTGAGGTACGCGGGCAGGGTGCCGACGAGGGTCTTGCCCTCACCGGTCTTCATCTCGGCGACGTACCCGAGGTGCAGGGCGGCGCCGCCCATCATCTGGACGTCGTAGTGGCGCTGTCCGAGGACGCGCTTCGCGGCCTCACGGACGGTGGCGAACGCCTCGGGGAGCAGGTCGTCCAGGCTCTCGCCGTCCGCGTACCGTGTCTTGTACTCGTCGGTGAGCGCCCGCAGCTCGGCGTCGGAGAGGTTGACGAAGTCCTCTTCGATGGAGCTGACCTGGTCCGCGATGCGGTGCAGTTTGCGCAGGATCTTGCCTTCGCCTGCACGCATGAGCTTGTTGAAGACGGACACTGAGGCTGGTCTCCTTGCCGGTCGGGCCTGGCACTGGGTCGTTTGACGGACTCTGGCGCGGGCACGGCAGGTGGGCCCCACCGCAACGGCCATCGTAAGCGAGGACACCGCCGCGCCGGGAGGGCTGCCCCTGGGTGGACCTCACCGCGCCTTCCAGGACAACGGCCGAAGAGCCTGGAAGGTGCCGGGAAGCCCGGAAAGTGCTCCCGGCGCGGCTCCGGGGTCACCAGAATGCGCCCATGGAGCCGATCACTCTCACCTCCCGACGTCTGCTGCTCCGTCCCTTCACCCCCGGGGACACGGACGCGGTGCATCTCGCCTGCCAGGACCCGGAGATCCTCCGCTGGACGGAGATCCCCTCGCCCTACCTGCGCTCCGACGCGGAGCTCTTCACGGGCACCATCGCCCCGGCGGGCTGGCGGGACGACTCCGGCTACCACTTCGCCCTGGTGGCGCGGCGGGGCGCGCTGGCGGGCGCCCTCGGCCTCGTCCGCCGGCCGGCCCCCGGGACGTACGAAGTCGGCTTCTGGCTGGCCCGCGAGCACCGCGGACAGGGGTACGGGACGGAGGCGGTGGTCCGCCTGGCGCACTGGGCGTTCTCGGTGCTGGGGGCGGCCCGGCTGGAGTGGTGGGCCGAGGCGGGCAACGTGGCGTCCCGGGCGGTCGCCCTGCGCGCCGGGTTCCGGCTGGAGGACACCGCCGGCCACGGGGCCGCAGGCATCACGGGCGCTGGGGAGGGTACGGGCGCCGGGGAGGGTACGGGCGCGGGGGCCGGGGCGCCCCGCGCGCTCTGGAGCGCCTCCCTCTTCCCTGCCGACCTGGGGCTCTCCGCGTCCGGCCCCGGGCGGATCCCCTCCGGTCTCGGCCTGCGGCTCACCGGGAGCGGGCTGCCGGGCCCGGGGGGCCATCCGCCGGGTTCCGCCCCGTACCTGCCGTCCCAGGGCTGAGGAGACGCGGGGGACCGGGCCCGGGCGGGGCGTTCCGGGCGGCCCGCGGGAACGGCCACCGGCCGGTCGGGGGCCATGCGGGCGGCCCGCCGGATCGGCCGGTCGGGGGCCTTGCGGGCGTTCCGCGGGATCGGCCGGTCGCGGGCTTTGCGGGCGTTCCGCCCAGCCCCTCGGGCACATGTTCGTCCCCTCGGACGGCTGTCGGCGGTGCCCCTTAAGGTGCCTCCATGACGCCCGAGCCGCTCGTGCAGCCCCCCGTGGTCGAACTCTCCGCCGATCAGGCCCGCAGGATCGCGCTGCGCGCCCAGGGATTCCTGGGAGCGCCCGACCGGCGTGCCGGAGTGCCCGGGGTGCTGCGCCATCTCGGGGCCGTACAGCTCGACACCATCTCGGTGCTGGCCCGGTCCCACGAGCTCGTACCGTACGCACGGCTCGGCGGTATCGGCCGCAAGGCGGTGGAGGAGGCGTACTGGTCGGGCGGCCGCGCCTTCGAGTACTGGTCGCACGCGGCCTGCGTGCTGCCGGTCGAGGAGTGGCCGCACTTCGCCTTCCGCCGCCGCGGCTACCGCAACCGCCCGCAGTGGCACCACGAGTTGCCCGCCGGCACGTACGACACCGTGATCGCGCAACTGCGTGCCGAGGGCCCGCTCACCGCGACCCAGCTCGGCGGCGCGAAGAACGGCGGCGAGTGGTGGGACTGGTCCGCGACCAAGGTCGCGGTCGAACGCGCCCTGATGTACGGCGAGGTGGTCTGCACCGAACGCCGCGGCTGGAAGCGCGTCTACGACCTCGCCGAGCGGGCGATCCCCGACCGTTTCCTGCACGACGACCTGACGGACGAGGAGTGCCGGCGGCGTCTCGTCGCCCTGGCCGGCCGCTCTCTGGGGGTCGGTACCCGTTCCGACCTCGCGGACTACCACCGGCTGAAAGCCGAGCACTTCGACGCCGCGGTGGCCGGCTCCGGCCTCGTACCGGTGACGGTCGAGGGCTGGGGAAAGCCGGCCTGGGCCGATCCGGAGGCACTGGCGGCCGAACCGCGCGGGCGCCACCGCACGACGCTGCTCTCGCCCTTCGACTCCCTGATCTGGGAACGGGCGCGCACCGAGCGGATCTTCGGGTTCACCCACCGGCTGGAGGCGTACACCCCGAAGCCCAAGCGGGTGCACGGCTACTTCGCCATGCCCCTGCTCGCGGGCGGCCGGCTCCAGGGCCGCGTCGACCCGGCGCG includes the following:
- a CDS encoding winged helix-turn-helix domain-containing protein, whose protein sequence is MTPEPLVQPPVVELSADQARRIALRAQGFLGAPDRRAGVPGVLRHLGAVQLDTISVLARSHELVPYARLGGIGRKAVEEAYWSGGRAFEYWSHAACVLPVEEWPHFAFRRRGYRNRPQWHHELPAGTYDTVIAQLRAEGPLTATQLGGAKNGGEWWDWSATKVAVERALMYGEVVCTERRGWKRVYDLAERAIPDRFLHDDLTDEECRRRLVALAGRSLGVGTRSDLADYHRLKAEHFDAAVAGSGLVPVTVEGWGKPAWADPEALAAEPRGRHRTTLLSPFDSLIWERARTERIFGFTHRLEAYTPKPKRVHGYFAMPLLAGGRLQGRVDPAREGTTLVARQVSLASPKAVAPMAEALVEAASWVGCTDVRLERVDAPGLREPLAWAVGAAFSAAHR
- a CDS encoding GNAT family N-acetyltransferase, with product MEPITLTSRRLLLRPFTPGDTDAVHLACQDPEILRWTEIPSPYLRSDAELFTGTIAPAGWRDDSGYHFALVARRGALAGALGLVRRPAPGTYEVGFWLAREHRGQGYGTEAVVRLAHWAFSVLGAARLEWWAEAGNVASRAVALRAGFRLEDTAGHGAAGITGAGEGTGAGEGTGAGAGAPRALWSASLFPADLGLSASGPGRIPSGLGLRLTGSGLPGPGGHPPGSAPYLPSQG
- a CDS encoding DJ-1/PfpI family protein, which produces MAPKILLVTGDAAESLEVLYPYQRLREEGYEVDIAAPERKTLRFVVHDFEPGFDTYTEKPGYTWPADLAFADVVPGDYAALVIPGGRAPEYLRNNADLRRIVVAFFDDARPVAQICHGPLITATTGSLDGREVTAYPALEPDMRTAGAAFQDAEAVVDGTLVSSRAWPDHSAWMREFLKVLRAKAPVA
- a CDS encoding Rv3235 family protein — encoded protein: MTMSTDRTRTLRADRRTRTEQRGTNRPPAGRPAGRRDQLRPGTVPAQRNPLPARGPVRPHHWFAERLLAVLSGRRPVHWMLGHTVGEAYDQLTELAPGAPLRAAWGSSPVLRGCYGAQPATGVVEAFASIWGGGRVHAMAFRLEQGADLRWRCAAVELGGERLPA
- the secA gene encoding preprotein translocase subunit SecA; its protein translation is MSVFNKLMRAGEGKILRKLHRIADQVSSIEEDFVNLSDAELRALTDEYKTRYADGESLDDLLPEAFATVREAAKRVLGQRHYDVQMMGGAALHLGYVAEMKTGEGKTLVGTLPAYLNAISGKGVHLITVNDYLAERDSELMGRVHKFLGLTVGCIVANMTPAQRREQYACDITYGTNNEFGFDYLRDNMAWSRDELVQRGHNFAVVDEVDSILVDEARTPLIISGPADQATKWYGDFAKLVTRLTKGEAGNQLKGIEETGDYEVDEKKRTVAIHESGVAKVEDWLGIDNLYESVNTPLVGYLNNAIKAKELFKKDKDYVVIDGEVMIVDEHTGRILAGRRYNEGMHQAIEAKEGVDIKDENQTLATITLQNFFRLYGKLSGMTGTAMTEAAEFHQIYKLGVVPIPTNRPMVRLDQSDLIYRTEVAKFAAVVDDIAEKHEKGQPILVGTTSVEKSEYLSQQLSKRGVQHEVLNAKQHDREATIVAQAGRKGAVTVATNMAGRGTDIKLGGNPDDLAEAELRQRGLDPVEHVEEWAAALPAALEKAELAVKAEFEEVKDLGGLYVLGTERHESRRIDNQLRGRSGRQGDPGESRFYLSLGDDLMRLFKAQMVERVMSMANVPDDVPIENKMVTRAIASAQSQVEQQNFETRKNVLKYDEVLNRQREVIYGERRRVLEGEDLQDQIRHFMDDTIDDYIRQETAEGFAEEWDLDRLWGAFKQLYPVKVTVDELEEAAGDLAGVTADFIAESVKDDIHAQYEERENSLGSEIMRELERRVVLSVLDRKWREHLYEMDYLQEGIGLRAMAQKDPLVEYQREGFDMFNAMMEGIKEESVGYLFNLEVQVEQQVEEVPVKDEAEQPSLAKEGAGVAAAARPEIRAKGLEAPQRPDRLHFSAPTVDGEGGVVEGEFADNAPEGDGLTRAERRKAQKSAGGGGRRRKK
- a CDS encoding HAD family hydrolase — its product is MAKHDENRTPHLVWDWNGTLLDDIDAVVGATNAAFAEVGLAPITVDQYRATYCVPIPLFYERLLGRMPSDAEWQRMDVVFHDAYAELRVECLLTDGASELLAGWRRDGRSQSLLSMHGHEQLLPTVRGYGIEPHFVRVDGRTGPSGGSKALHMERHFAALGTVAPEHAVIIGDAVDDAVAAAHVGARAVLFTGGSHDRAGLEAAGVPVVDTLVEAVALAESMTV